The Methanobacterium bryantii genome includes the window AAAAAGGTATTCATATATTTCCTGAACTTTGAATATATGTTAGTAAATATCCTTTTTCCTTTATTTTTTGAGATTAAAATTACAATAAATTTATAATGAATGAAGTTATAAGCTATAATGTACCATTTTTATTTTGATCATAATTTGAAAATTATTTAAATGGGCCTGTAGTCTAGCCAGGAATATGACGTGGGACTTCGGATCCCAAGGTCGGGGGTTCAAATCCCCCCAGGTCCGCTAAAGCACTCAAAAATGCGAAGCATTTTTGGTGCTCACAAAATTTTCAATTTTGTGGCAGTGAAATTAAAAATTTTCACATGCCCCGAAAATCTCTGATTTTCGAGGGTTTTTTAAAAAATCTTTAATCCAAAATCCTACAAAATCTTCGATTTTGTGGCCCGAAAAATTTTCAATTTTTTGACGGCCTCGCAAAAAACTGCGTTTTTTGCTCCGGAAATCCAAAATCAAGACGAATTCTAATTTTAATCAACATTTAATTCAATAAATTCATTTGAATTCCTTAATTAAATTCCAAAATGATTTCAAAACAAGTGGATTTGCCTCGCATTCGCTCGGAGATCGAGAATCACTACAAATTCTATTAAGTCCTCTAAAGGTTTCAATACTATTTAATCATGCCTGCAGGACATTGCTATGGCTCTGAAAAGTAGAATTAATCCATTATAAATCTCTCTAAAATTATTCAATCCAACAAATTCTAATTTCAAATTTTTTTCATTATCCCTTTAATTTTACTCCACAATTTGGAACATGGTAATACTTATATGCTTAAAATATACATTTAAAACCAAGTAATGAGTAGTAGGGGGTTCAAAAATAGATCTTCAAGAAATAGTTTTAGATTCGTTGAAATTTCCTTTTTCTAACGTAGGGAGAGCAGTAGGATTACTTCTTCTTTTTTTAGGCAGTATTCTTATTATTCCTATAATCCTGGCTTTAGGATATATCTTTAGAATAATAGAGCACACCATCAATGGTTCTAATGAACTTCCGCCGCTTGGTGAATGGGGGAATATGTTCGTGGATGGTATAAAATATTTAGTAGCGACTGCAATCTACCTTATAGTTCCTAATATCTTGACATTTGTACTATTCAAGGGAATGCTAGCCTCAATTTATGCTGGAGATTCCCAAATTAGCCTGCTACTGGTAAGCGTTGTTGGGCTGATATTTGTTTTACCATTTGATTTAGTATACATTATGGCTTTAGGTAATATGGTCCATGAAGATAGATTTGAGGCGGCATTTGATTTCAGTAAAATATTTGAGTTAATTGGAAAAATGGGGTGGCCAAAATATGCCTTATATATCATCGTATTTGCTATAATTGGGTTTATATTGGGCATAATATCCAATTTAGGCACATTCATGCACATTTCCTTTGGATTAGGATGGGCTGCAGGTATACTTATTTCTTTATTAGTTCAAGTTTATCTGGTTATGTACCAAGGCAGATATATTGGGCTTATATGCCGTAAAGGGAACCTTATGGCAAAAGGTGACGGAGAAGTTGAAGGCAACTTTGAAGTTGAGGAAAATAAGGGCACTGAAGCAGGTTAAGTACAAAATAATCCCAAAATATTTTTTTATTTTTGTCTGCGAAATTATTAAATGTTAATCAATCAATAATTATTACTACTTCTGGTTTATTTACATATGAAAATAGTACAAATTACTCTTTAACCGCGTGATAAAGAATAATTTGAGTTTATAAATAACTAAATAGCATATAAACTATTATAATTTCATTTTTTTATTGAATATACCTTTAATCAGTTGTTATTTTTAAAATAGGCTTTAGAGGTGATAGAATTAGTTTTGTTGAAGTTGCTAAAATGGATGAAGTACCTGAAGGAAGCATGAAACATGTTGAGGAAGGGGATACTGAAATTCTTTTAGTAAATGTTGAGGGAAAAATTTATGCTGTAAGCGACAGGTGTGGCCATATGAATGCGAGGCTTTCCATGGGTAGACTGCAGGGGACTACTGTCATATGTCCATTGCATGCGTCTCAATTTGACGTTACCACTGGAAAGAATATTAAAGAGCCCGTCCTTACATCAATTCCTGGAGAGGAAAAAGTTCCGGCACTCAAGAAATATTCAGAACGTCTGGAAAAAATTATTGCACCTGTAAAAACTTATGATCTACCTACCTTCCAGGTAAAAATTGAGGGTGAGAATATACTGGTTAATATTCACTGAACACTCAATTTAGATAGTTTTAGATGTTAAGGGCTTTAAATCAGTAATTATCTAAAATATCGAAAATGACAAGTCTGATAAGTCATGTTAATCTTAATATAAAGTTATACGTCAACATTCAGTATCTTTCATTTTGCAGAGACTCCATTAAGTTTATAATGAAACATAAAACACTTTAAATCTACCAATATGGCATTATTAGCTTATAAATTTTAATTTATCATTTTTTTAAGGCGTAAATTCAGTTTTATTTAAAAAGAAGGAGATAGAATGTCAGATGGAATACCTGGAAAAGCAAAAAGCTTCTGGATAGATAGTACTCCTGAGACTAATTTTTCCAAACTGGAAAATGGACTTAAAATAGATGTCGCTGTACTTGGCGGGGGTATAGCGGGCCTTACAACTGCAATAATGCTTAAAGAGGCAGGTAAATCAGTTGCAGTAATTGAAGCGAGGCGTATAGTGGAAGATATAACTGCCACCACTACTGCAAAGATCAGTGCACACGCATTTTTTTACAGCACGATGCTGGATAATTTAGGCAAAGAAAAGACCCAAATGTTTGCTGAAGCTAATTTAAAAGCTGTAGAATCTGTTTCTAATTTAGTATCTAAATATGGTATAGATTGTGATTTCCACAGGACTCCTTGTTATATTTACACGGAAGCTGAAGAGGAGGGAGGTATATATAAATCTGAAGCAGAAGTAGCGCATGAGCTTGGACTTCCAGTATCATATGTTGAAAATATTTCTTTCGCGCCCAATGCAAAAGCAGGCGTAGTCTACCAAAACCAGGCAGAATTTCATCCACGTAAATATCTTCTTGGGCTGTCAAAAGAAATAGCAGGCGAAGGAAGTTACATATTTGAAAATACAAGAGTTCTTAAGATAAAAGAAGGGACTCCTTATGAAATTGAAACTAATAACGGCTCCATTAAAGCAGATAATGTTGTAATGGCCACTCATTTCCCGATATATGATCCAGATAATCTTTACACTCAGTTAAAAATAACAAGGTCATATATAATGGCATATTATGCTAGAAAAACATTACCTGATGGGATGTACGTGTGTCTCAACCCGTTTCACACATATCGATCAATTCCAACTGATAGAGGTAAAATGATTATGATTGCAGGTGAACACCAAATTGTTGGGACTCCTATTGATACCAGAAAGTGTTATAATCGGTTAGAAGAATATGCGGAGGATAATTGGGAAATTGAATCGATTGAATATCACTGGTCTAATCAGGATAATGCCGCTCCTGACGGACTGCCTATTATTGGAGAAACTTCTAAGCCTGGAGTTTATGTTGCAACTGCTTTTGGAGGTTGGGGAATGACTCACGCTACGACTGCGGCTTACTTAATTACAGATCTTATAACTGGCAAAGAAAATCATTTAGTAGAGTTATTTGATCCATTACGATTTAAAAATTCAAAACCAGTTGTATCTTCTGATGATGAAAAATTAGAAATCTCCAGGAAGTTCCAGAAAAATGAAATACTATGGCCATCAAACAGTGGAGTCCTTGATTTATCCAGGGATGAGGCTCGTGTGATGGGCAAAGGGAAAGAGAAATTTTCGATATATCTCGATGAAAAAGGGCATATGCATCGTTTACAGGCAGTTTGTAACCATAGGGGATGCACTCTAGTTTGGAACACCGCAGAAAAAACATGGGACTGCCCATGTCACGGGTCCCGTTATAATTACTATGGGCGGGTTATACATGGCCCGGCATTGGTAGACCTTAAAAAATATCCGGAAAATAGATAAATTAAGTTAATTTAAAAGAATTTTTCATTTTAAGCAGTGTTTTTTAATTCCTGTTCTTAATTTTATATAACCCTGAAAAGCAGTTCAGATGCGCGATAGGTTTAATTGACAATTTACAAAATAAACAATACCCAGTTAAGGCATAAAACTTTTAAAATAAATATCTAGAAAAATCTATTTCTTAAATTCCTCTTTAAACTGATTATAAGCTGTTTTAAAGTCGTTTAATCTTTCTCTAAGTAATTTTTCCTCTTCAATAAGCTTTTCTTCAGGTAATTCTGGGTTCATATATTTGGCAATGCCTATTTTCATGATATTTTTAGGGATCTCGTAGTTTATTTCATATTCAAAATTAGAAGTGAAATTAATATCTATGTATTTCGCCATTTTACTGCTTAAATGGGAGTATTCTTCTTTGCTAATTTCTGCATCTTCCATTTTTACTTGTCGACATATAGAACCTGAAATTCTATCTATCACCGTTTCATCACTGACTGTTTCTAACATTAAAATCACCAGTTCATAATTGGTTTTTGTAACAGATAAACTTTGATAAAAACTATTTTTGTTATGGAAATGGGTAAATATCCAACTGTTAAAGGTGATTTAATTGTCAATATGTATTTACAGTAATGTTTAATAAAAACGGCCTGTAGAAGACTCTAGAAAAAATTAAATTTTTTTTTATTTGGATATATGGATTATATTAAATCTAACAGATATTCCACAAATTTCAGAATTTTTACAAAGCTAAAAAACAGTTGATTACAAATTAACTTTAAAAACGATTACGTTGTTTTACCAATTTACCTGAAATCCTTTTTTGCCTCTGAAGATAAGTTCATTATAAAATAGTTTTTAAATTACAACTTAATTGCAACGGCTTTTTATCAATTTATACTTGAAAATAAACAGTATATTTAATACTAGTTTGATATGTGTATCTATTTGATAATTTTGGATGTTATCATCATTTATAATATATTAAAGCTTTCAATTATTTTTTATCAGGACATAGGGGCGTGGATTATGGATTTGGATTATAACAGATCATATTAAAAATCAATTACATAATACAAACCAGAAATATTTTCTCAACTTGGAATATTTAAAATTGAAATATTTTTAAAGGAGGTTTGTTATGGCATTGAATTTAGGAGATCTCCACATTAGAAGTCCTGCTTTTGGTTCCCTGGAGCGTATTCCAGAACGTTATGTATATGATGGGGATAATATTTCTCCTCCAGTAGACTGGAGCGGTGCTCCACCAGACACAAAAGAATTTGCATTAATTTGCCATGATCCAGATGCTCCACTTCCTTATGGATTTACCCATTGGGTTGTATATGGTATACCTGCAGATATCGCAGGTATTGGTGAAGGTGAAGGAAAAAAGGCCTTCACAGAAGGCACCACGGGATATGGGGAACAGGGGTGGGGAGGTCCAGCTCCGCCTCCAGGACACGGACCCCATCATTATTACTTCTGGTTATATGCTCTTGACACGGTTCTTAACTTAAAACCGGGATTAACTCGTGAACAGCTGTTAGATGCTATCGCTGACCATGTCACTGTACAGGCTCGCCTCGTTGGAATTTACGAGTTGTAAATGTGTTTATTAAATGGGATAAAATGAATGAAGAACTTCCTCAAGGATTTGTGGCAACTAATGTCCAAGCTGTTGGATACAGTGATCTAGATGAGAGACCCGCCTTTAAAATGTCAATAGGGGAACATGATGGGCGGTGGTATCTTTATACTGGGCATTTCTGGCATTCTGGATGGAGTATTATAGATGTTACAGATCCAACAGAGCCTAAATTGGTTAAGTTCATTTCAGGTCCAGAAAATACTTTTACTCTTCAAATGGAAGTATCAGATAACATAATGATCACTGCACTGGAGAAGATATTTCCGAACTTTGGAGGAAATCCTAATGAGCCCTTTGATGAAGGTGTACTCATATGGGATATCAGTGATCCTGTTAATCCAAGAAAATTAGGGCAATTTCGCACCGGAGGAACTGGTACCCATCGGAAT containing:
- a CDS encoding DUF4013 domain-containing protein; this translates as MKFPFSNVGRAVGLLLLFLGSILIIPIILALGYIFRIIEHTINGSNELPPLGEWGNMFVDGIKYLVATAIYLIVPNILTFVLFKGMLASIYAGDSQISLLLVSVVGLIFVLPFDLVYIMALGNMVHEDRFEAAFDFSKIFELIGKMGWPKYALYIIVFAIIGFILGIISNLGTFMHISFGLGWAAGILISLLVQVYLVMYQGRYIGLICRKGNLMAKGDGEVEGNFEVEENKGTEAG
- a CDS encoding Rieske (2Fe-2S) protein; amino-acid sequence: MSFVEVAKMDEVPEGSMKHVEEGDTEILLVNVEGKIYAVSDRCGHMNARLSMGRLQGTTVICPLHASQFDVTTGKNIKEPVLTSIPGEEKVPALKKYSERLEKIIAPVKTYDLPTFQVKIEGENILVNIH
- a CDS encoding FAD-dependent oxidoreductase, whose protein sequence is MSDGIPGKAKSFWIDSTPETNFSKLENGLKIDVAVLGGGIAGLTTAIMLKEAGKSVAVIEARRIVEDITATTTAKISAHAFFYSTMLDNLGKEKTQMFAEANLKAVESVSNLVSKYGIDCDFHRTPCYIYTEAEEEGGIYKSEAEVAHELGLPVSYVENISFAPNAKAGVVYQNQAEFHPRKYLLGLSKEIAGEGSYIFENTRVLKIKEGTPYEIETNNGSIKADNVVMATHFPIYDPDNLYTQLKITRSYIMAYYARKTLPDGMYVCLNPFHTYRSIPTDRGKMIMIAGEHQIVGTPIDTRKCYNRLEEYAEDNWEIESIEYHWSNQDNAAPDGLPIIGETSKPGVYVATAFGGWGMTHATTAAYLITDLITGKENHLVELFDPLRFKNSKPVVSSDDEKLEISRKFQKNEILWPSNSGVLDLSRDEARVMGKGKEKFSIYLDEKGHMHRLQAVCNHRGCTLVWNTAEKTWDCPCHGSRYNYYGRVIHGPALVDLKKYPENR
- a CDS encoding YbhB/YbcL family Raf kinase inhibitor-like protein; translated protein: MALNLGDLHIRSPAFGSLERIPERYVYDGDNISPPVDWSGAPPDTKEFALICHDPDAPLPYGFTHWVVYGIPADIAGIGEGEGKKAFTEGTTGYGEQGWGGPAPPPGHGPHHYYFWLYALDTVLNLKPGLTREQLLDAIADHVTVQARLVGIYEL